One Mixta gaviniae genomic window carries:
- the osmE gene encoding osmotically-inducible lipoprotein OsmE: MKKFTGLVGAAVALAVLSGCSAYDRAESYVTQPVVKDVKKGMTRDQVRQVAGPASTEITMVHARGTCQTYVLGERDGKPQTYFVSYSDTGRVMNYGFQSCKEYDTDPQANQ, translated from the coding sequence ATGAAAAAATTCACAGGATTAGTTGGTGCTGCTGTGGCTCTGGCCGTGTTATCTGGCTGTAGCGCTTACGATCGTGCTGAAAGCTATGTGACTCAGCCGGTTGTTAAGGATGTGAAAAAAGGGATGACGCGTGACCAGGTCCGTCAGGTCGCGGGTCCGGCTTCCACAGAAATCACCATGGTACACGCGCGTGGCACTTGCCAGACTTATGTCCTGGGCGAGCGCGACGGCAAGCCGCAGACCTATTTCGTCAGCTACAGCGATACCGGCCGCGTAATGAACTACGGCTTCCAGAGCTGCAAAGAGTACGACACCGATCCGCAGGCCAATCAGTAA
- a CDS encoding DUF6515 family protein, with translation MKKLIASLLALTLAAPVAAIAHPGGPGPGPGWHHGGEGGPGWHHGGEGRGWRRPAPFRFLPEAATAVLIGGLTYYLLNGSYYQRQGDGYVVAQPPVAQRGFSDAIRALDYNGRRYYVQDGHYYARTVDGEYLEVPRPSGL, from the coding sequence ATGAAAAAACTTATCGCATCGCTACTGGCGCTGACGCTGGCAGCACCCGTCGCGGCCATCGCGCATCCGGGCGGACCGGGTCCCGGCCCTGGCTGGCACCATGGCGGCGAAGGCGGTCCTGGCTGGCATCATGGCGGCGAAGGCCGCGGCTGGCGGCGTCCTGCGCCCTTCCGTTTTCTGCCGGAAGCGGCGACGGCGGTATTGATTGGCGGGCTGACGTATTACCTGCTGAACGGCAGCTACTATCAGCGTCAGGGCGATGGCTATGTGGTGGCGCAGCCACCTGTCGCACAGAGGGGATTTAGCGACGCGATACGCGCGCTGGATTATAACGGACGCCGCTACTATGTGCAGGATGGACACTACTATGCGCGTACTGTCGACGGAGAGTATCTGGAGGTGCCGCGGCCGTCAGGGCTATAA
- the katE gene encoding catalase HPII: protein MSKETDNKELSHSAPATGPESAKPGLDSLAPEDGSHKPSAEPTPPGKQPTAPGSLKSPDTRNAKLDQLEAHRKGGENFPLTTNQGTRIANDQNSLKAGTRGPTLLEDFIMREKITHFDHERIPERIVHARGSAAHGYFQPYRSMSEVTKADFLRDPDQITPVFVRFSTVQGSAGSADTVRDIRGFATKFYTQEGVFDLVGNNTPVFFIQDAHKFPDFVHAVKPEPHNEIPQGQSAHDTFWDYVSLQPETLHNVMWAMSDRGIPRSYRTMEGFGIHTFRLINAEGKATFVRFHWKPVAGKASLLWDEAQKLTGRDPDFHRRDLWEAIEAGDYPEYELGVQLIPEEDEFKFDFDLLDATKLIPEELVPVELIGKMVLNRNPDNFFAETEQVAFHPGHIVPGLDFTNDPLLQGRLFSYTDTQISRLGGPNFHEIPINRPVCPYHNFQRQGMHRMDIDTNPANYEPNSINDNWPRETPPQPQRGGFESYQERIEGHKVRERSPSFGEYYSQPRLFWLSQTPIEQQHIIDAFSFELSKVARAYIRERVVDHLLHIDVSLAHGVAQNLGIALSDDKLHTAPPKDVNGLRKDASLSLYAVPSGNIKGRQVALLLSDGVKAADVLAILQELKAHGVHAKLLAAHMGQVRADDGSTLPIDGTFSGLPSVTVDAVIVPDGNIDALLLSGDARYYLLEAYKHLKVIALSGDARRFKAQFGLGDDEPEEGLIEDVKAEGVLMSEFISFLGAHRIWSRSQKALSVPA, encoded by the coding sequence ATGTCGAAAGAAACCGATAATAAGGAACTGAGCCACAGCGCACCGGCTACAGGTCCTGAATCCGCTAAGCCTGGCCTTGATTCTCTGGCACCTGAGGATGGTTCTCACAAGCCTTCTGCCGAACCGACGCCGCCCGGCAAACAGCCCACCGCCCCCGGCAGCCTGAAATCGCCCGATACGCGTAACGCCAAGCTCGATCAGCTCGAGGCGCACCGCAAAGGCGGCGAAAACTTCCCGCTGACCACCAACCAGGGCACGCGCATCGCCAACGATCAGAACTCCCTGAAGGCCGGCACGCGTGGGCCGACGCTGCTGGAAGATTTCATCATGCGTGAAAAAATCACGCATTTCGACCATGAGCGCATCCCGGAACGTATCGTTCACGCGCGCGGTTCGGCAGCGCACGGCTACTTTCAGCCCTATCGCTCGATGAGCGAGGTGACAAAAGCGGATTTCCTGCGCGATCCCGATCAGATCACGCCAGTCTTCGTCCGCTTTTCCACCGTTCAGGGCAGCGCCGGCTCTGCCGACACCGTGCGCGATATTCGCGGCTTCGCTACCAAATTTTATACCCAGGAAGGGGTTTTCGACCTGGTCGGCAACAATACGCCGGTCTTCTTTATTCAGGACGCACATAAGTTTCCAGACTTTGTCCACGCGGTAAAACCTGAGCCGCACAACGAAATCCCGCAGGGACAAAGCGCGCACGACACTTTCTGGGATTATGTATCGCTGCAGCCGGAAACGCTGCACAACGTTATGTGGGCGATGTCTGACCGCGGCATTCCACGCAGCTATCGCACAATGGAAGGGTTCGGCATTCATACCTTCCGCCTGATTAACGCGGAAGGTAAAGCGACATTCGTCCGCTTCCACTGGAAGCCGGTAGCGGGCAAAGCGTCGCTGCTGTGGGATGAAGCGCAGAAGCTGACCGGCCGCGATCCCGATTTCCATCGCCGCGACCTGTGGGAAGCGATCGAAGCGGGCGATTATCCTGAATATGAGCTGGGCGTGCAGCTGATCCCGGAAGAGGATGAGTTCAAATTCGATTTCGATCTGCTCGACGCCACTAAGCTGATCCCGGAAGAGCTGGTGCCGGTAGAGCTGATCGGTAAAATGGTGCTGAACCGCAACCCGGATAACTTCTTCGCTGAAACCGAACAGGTGGCGTTCCATCCGGGCCATATCGTTCCGGGCCTCGATTTCACTAACGACCCGCTGCTGCAGGGGCGTCTCTTCTCCTATACCGATACGCAAATCAGCCGTCTCGGTGGCCCTAACTTCCATGAAATTCCGATTAACCGTCCGGTCTGCCCTTACCATAATTTCCAGCGTCAGGGCATGCACCGCATGGATATCGATACCAATCCGGCGAACTATGAGCCGAATTCCATCAACGACAACTGGCCGCGCGAAACGCCGCCGCAGCCGCAGCGCGGCGGTTTTGAAAGCTATCAGGAGCGTATCGAAGGGCATAAAGTGCGCGAGCGCAGCCCCTCCTTCGGCGAATACTATTCGCAGCCGCGTCTGTTCTGGCTGAGCCAGACGCCGATCGAGCAGCAGCATATTATCGACGCTTTCTCGTTTGAGCTGAGCAAAGTGGCGCGCGCCTATATTCGCGAGCGCGTGGTCGATCACCTGCTGCATATCGATGTATCGCTGGCGCACGGCGTGGCGCAGAACCTCGGCATTGCGCTGTCGGATGATAAGCTGCACACCGCGCCGCCGAAAGATGTTAACGGCCTGCGCAAAGATGCCAGCCTGAGCCTGTATGCCGTGCCAAGCGGCAATATCAAAGGCCGTCAGGTGGCGCTGCTGCTGAGCGACGGCGTGAAGGCCGCCGACGTGCTGGCGATCCTGCAGGAGCTGAAAGCGCATGGCGTCCACGCTAAGCTGCTGGCGGCACATATGGGTCAGGTGCGCGCCGACGACGGCTCCACCCTGCCGATCGACGGCACCTTCAGCGGCCTGCCGTCAGTGACGGTCGATGCGGTGATCGTGCCGGACGGCAATATCGACGCGCTGCTGCTGAGCGGCGACGCGCGCTATTATTTGCTGGAAGCTTATAAACATCTGAAGGTGATCGCCCTGAGCGGCGACGCGCGCCGTTTTAAAGCGCAGTTCGGCCTGGGCGACGATGAGCCTGAAGAGGGCCTGATCGAGGATGTGAAAGCGGAAGGCGTATTAATGAGCGAGTTTATCTCCTTCCTCGGCGCGCACCGTATCTGGTCGCGCAGCCAGAAAGCGTTAAGCGTTCCTGCCTGA
- a CDS encoding L-cystine transporter, whose product MTVPLILNILAFIALLVVLSRLGRNGWSLSKKVLVGLVMGVLFGLALQLIYGESAPVLKESIAWFNVVGNGYVQLLQMIVMPLVFASILSAVGRLHNASSLGKISVLTIGVLLFTTAISALVGVFVTTLFGLSAEGLVQGAQETARLSAIQSNYAGKVADLSAPQMLLSFIPKNPFADLAGANPTSIISVVIFAAFLGVAALQLLKDDREKGERVLKAIDTLQLWVMKLVRLIMKLTPYGVLALMTKVVAGSNLQDIIKLGSFVVASYLGLAIMFAVHALLLSANGINPLRFFRKVWPVITFAFTSRSSAASIPLNVEAQTQRLGVPESIASFSASFGATIGQNGCAGLYPTMLAVMVAPTMGINPLDPVWIATLVGIVTLSSAGVAGVGGGATFAALIVLPAMGLPVTLVALLISIEPLIDMGRTALNVNGSMTAGSLTSHWLGQTDKALLNSEEQRELVHR is encoded by the coding sequence ATGACTGTTCCGCTTATTCTCAATATCCTGGCGTTTATCGCCTTACTGGTGGTGCTTTCCAGGCTGGGCCGCAACGGCTGGAGTCTGTCGAAGAAAGTGCTGGTCGGCCTGGTAATGGGCGTGCTGTTCGGTCTGGCGCTGCAGCTGATCTACGGCGAAAGCGCGCCGGTGCTGAAAGAATCGATCGCCTGGTTCAACGTGGTGGGCAACGGCTATGTGCAGCTGCTGCAGATGATCGTTATGCCGCTGGTTTTCGCCTCTATTCTCAGCGCCGTCGGACGCCTGCATAACGCCTCCTCCCTGGGAAAAATCAGTGTGCTGACCATCGGCGTGCTGCTGTTCACCACGGCCATCTCCGCGCTGGTCGGGGTATTCGTTACCACGCTGTTCGGCCTGAGCGCCGAAGGTCTGGTACAGGGCGCGCAGGAAACCGCCCGTCTCTCCGCTATTCAGTCAAACTATGCGGGCAAAGTGGCCGACCTGAGCGCGCCGCAGATGCTGCTGTCGTTTATTCCGAAAAATCCGTTTGCCGACCTGGCGGGCGCTAACCCTACCTCGATCATTAGCGTGGTGATTTTCGCCGCCTTCCTTGGCGTGGCGGCGCTGCAGCTGCTGAAGGACGATCGGGAAAAAGGCGAACGCGTGCTGAAAGCGATCGACACCCTGCAACTGTGGGTGATGAAGCTGGTGCGCCTGATCATGAAGCTGACGCCGTACGGCGTGCTGGCGCTAATGACCAAAGTGGTGGCCGGCTCTAATCTGCAGGACATTATCAAACTCGGCAGCTTTGTCGTCGCTTCTTATCTCGGTCTGGCGATCATGTTTGCGGTGCATGCCCTGCTGCTGTCGGCGAACGGCATTAATCCGCTGCGCTTTTTCCGTAAAGTGTGGCCGGTGATCACTTTCGCCTTTACCAGCCGTTCCAGCGCCGCCAGCATTCCGCTGAACGTAGAAGCGCAAACCCAGCGTCTGGGCGTGCCGGAATCGATCGCCAGCTTCTCCGCCTCGTTTGGCGCCACTATCGGACAAAACGGCTGCGCCGGTCTCTATCCGACCATGCTGGCAGTGATGGTAGCGCCGACGATGGGCATCAACCCGCTCGATCCGGTCTGGATCGCGACGCTGGTCGGCATCGTTACCCTTAGCTCCGCCGGCGTGGCGGGCGTGGGCGGCGGCGCGACCTTCGCCGCGCTGATTGTGCTGCCGGCGATGGGCCTGCCGGTCACGCTGGTCGCCCTGCTGATCTCCATCGAACCGCTGATCGATATGGGGCGCACCGCGCTGAACGTCAACGGATCGATGACCGCCGGCTCGCTGACCAGTCACTGGCTGGGGCAAACCGACAAAGCGCTGCTCAACAGCGAGGAGCAGCGCGAGCTGGTGCATCGCTAA
- a CDS encoding metal-dependent hydrolase codes for MTAEGHVIFAIASAIFAKRAELTPELANGDWWHIMPAVLLTCLLPDIDHPRSTLGQRFRWISHPIARAFGHRGFTHSLLAVVGGVTLLKLNLPHGWPVPTDAMHGMVLGYLSHIAADMLTPAGVPLLWPCRWRFRLPILTTKAGNQLERIFCLALVAGALWFPPGMPHFGADGWPAQLMNNVQSGIDRLISLR; via the coding sequence ATGACGGCCGAAGGCCACGTTATTTTCGCCATTGCCAGCGCGATATTTGCCAAGCGTGCAGAGTTAACGCCAGAGCTGGCCAACGGCGACTGGTGGCATATTATGCCGGCGGTATTGTTGACCTGCCTGCTGCCCGATATCGACCATCCGCGCTCCACGCTGGGCCAGCGTTTTCGCTGGATATCGCACCCGATCGCGCGCGCGTTCGGGCACCGCGGCTTTACCCATAGCCTGCTGGCGGTGGTGGGCGGCGTCACGCTGCTAAAGCTAAACCTGCCGCACGGCTGGCCCGTGCCGACCGATGCCATGCACGGCATGGTGTTAGGCTATCTGAGCCATATCGCCGCCGATATGCTCACCCCTGCCGGCGTGCCGCTGCTCTGGCCCTGCCGCTGGCGTTTTCGTCTGCCCATCCTCACCACCAAAGCAGGCAATCAGCTGGAGCGCATTTTCTGCCTGGCGCTGGTGGCGGGTGCGCTGTGGTTCCCGCCCGGTATGCCCCATTTCGGCGCCGACGGCTGGCCTGCGCAGCTGATGAATAACGTTCAGTCCGGTATCGATCGCTTAATCAGCCTCAGGTGA
- the kduD gene encoding 2-dehydro-3-deoxy-D-gluconate 5-dehydrogenase KduD has translation MILNAFNLEGKVALITGCNTGLGQGMAVGLAQAGCDIIGVNHSGADDTPALVEATGRRFVNINADLMDSSCIPQVVEQAVAAFGRIDILVNNAGIIRRQDAIEFSEQNWDDVMNINSKTVFFMSQAVARQFISQGSGGKIINIASMLSFQGGIRVPSYTASKSAVMGLTRLMANEWAAHNINVNAIAPGYMATNNTEQLRNDEGRSQEILGRIPAGRWGKPDDMMGPVVFLASSASDYVNGYTLAVDGGWLAR, from the coding sequence ATGATTCTCAATGCATTTAATCTGGAAGGCAAAGTCGCCCTGATCACCGGCTGCAATACCGGTCTGGGCCAGGGCATGGCCGTCGGGCTGGCGCAGGCGGGTTGCGATATCATCGGCGTTAACCACTCCGGTGCCGACGACACGCCGGCGCTGGTTGAAGCGACCGGCCGTCGGTTCGTCAATATCAATGCCGATCTGATGGACAGCAGCTGCATCCCGCAGGTGGTGGAACAGGCGGTGGCCGCGTTTGGCCGCATCGATATTCTGGTGAATAACGCCGGCATTATCCGACGTCAGGACGCGATTGAGTTCAGCGAGCAGAACTGGGATGACGTGATGAACATCAACAGCAAGACGGTGTTCTTTATGTCACAGGCGGTGGCGCGTCAGTTCATTAGCCAGGGCAGCGGCGGCAAGATTATCAATATCGCCTCGATGCTCTCCTTCCAGGGCGGCATCCGCGTGCCTTCCTACACCGCCTCGAAAAGCGCGGTAATGGGCCTGACGCGCCTGATGGCCAACGAATGGGCGGCGCACAATATCAACGTCAACGCCATCGCGCCGGGTTATATGGCAACCAACAATACCGAGCAGCTGCGCAACGATGAAGGCCGCAGCCAGGAAATTCTCGGCCGTATTCCCGCCGGGCGCTGGGGCAAGCCGGACGATATGATGGGGCCGGTAGTGTTCCTCGCCTCCTCCGCGTCTGATTACGTCAACGGCTACACGCTGGCGGTCGACGGCGGCTGGCTGGCGCGCTAA